Proteins encoded in a region of the Megalops cyprinoides isolate fMegCyp1 chromosome 3, fMegCyp1.pri, whole genome shotgun sequence genome:
- the LOC118774093 gene encoding titin-like, translated as MVSLQAACALYNVLTLFTTFTEAMKSIRAASGSSVHLPCPLPYNDADIVAANWTKDGSSNTLCIYRMEGRARPNIVSCKSRVNLTGHPPELYLTKLKISDAGIYTCKMSRIVPPPTEETIFKMRLYVEGSPVVSIKQVESNQSGCQWLLCQLEWLNPAEVNFTWSREGQRIPSNRSAGSLHLCKSDWNEGETFTCTISFNNTHLSNSITLNGTNGGK; from the exons ATGGTTTCGCTGCAGGCAGCCTGTGCCCTCTACAATGTCCTCACACTTTTTACTACTTTCACAG AAGCTATGAAAAGCATCAGAGCAGCCAGTGGAAGCTCTGTCCACCTCCCCTGCCCTTTACCCTACAATGACGCTGACATTGTTGCAGCTAACTGGACGAAGGATGGCAGCTCCAACACTCTGTGCATCTACCGTATGGAAGGAAGAGCCCGTCCCAATATCGTATCCTGTAAATCTCGTGTAAATCTAACAGGACACCCTCCTGAGCTGTATCTAACAAAGCTCAAGATAAGTGATGCTGGGATTTATACCTGTAAAATGTCTAGAATCGTACCCCCACCAACAGAGGAAACCATCTTCAAGATGCGACTATATGTTGAAG gTTCACCAGTTGTCTCCATAAAACAGGTGGAGAGCAACCAATCAGGCTGCCAATGGCTACTGTGTCAGCTGGAGTGGCTGAACCCGGCAGAGGTGAACTTCAcctggagcagagagggacagaggattCCCAGTAACAGATCTGCCGGTTCCCTGCACCTCTGTAAATCAGACTGGAATGAGGGGGAAACCTTCACCTGCACCATCAGCTTCAATAACACACACCTCAGTAACAGCATCACCCTCAATGGCACAAACGGAGGTAAGtga